Below is a genomic region from Pseudazoarcus pumilus.
CAGATCGTAGCGGGCGACCGACAGCACGGCCGCGCGCACGTCTTCCAGCGTCAGTTCGCCGCTCGGGTGCAGCAGCCCGAGCTTGAGGATCTCCTGATGCGCGGCGAGCAGATTGCCCTCGACGTGCTCGGCGATGAAGTCCAGCGCCTCACGCGACGCCTTCTGCTCCTGACGGGCCAGCCGCGCGGCGATCCAGTCGGGCAGACGCTCACGCGGCGGGGCGTTGAGTTCGAGCACCGTGGCGGCCGCTTCCAGTGCCTTGAACCACGCGGTCTTGCGCGTGGCCCAGTCCAGTTCCGGCAGCGTGACCAGGGTGACGGTGCCCTCGCCCGGGGCGGCGACGTATCGTTGCAGCGCGTCGCCACCGTCGCGGCCGGGCTTGCCGGTGGGAATGCGCAGGTCGATGAGTTTGCGTGAGCCGAACAGCGACAGGTTGCCGGCGGCTGCCGTGAGCTGATCCCACTTGAAGCCCTGGCCGACGACCAGCGTCTCGCGCTCGTCGAAGCCCTGCGTGCGTGCTGCGGCGCGGATGGCGTCGGCCGCTTCGAGCACCAGCAGCGGCTCGTCGCCGAACAGGACGTAGAGCGGGGCGAGCGGCCGCTCCAAGTGGGCGGCGAGCTGGTCGGGCGCGAGCTTCACGGACGCACGGCGGCGAGCCTGCGCACCAGTTGCTGCATCAGGTCGCGCTCCATGTCCTCGAACAGCAGGGCTTCCTCGCGTTGCTTGGCGATGATCTGCGCGTCGTCGAAGTCGTACTCGCGCCGCGTCTGCAGCCGCGTCGGCGGCACCAGCTCGTTGCCGGCCTGGTCGCGGATGCGATAGACGAGGATGCGGTCGATCTGATATTCGCGCACCGAGCCGTCGCCGGCGATCGACAGGATCTCGCGGTCTCGCTCATTGCTGAGGACGTCCAGCCGCACCTCGGCCTCGTCCGGGGTCGACACCACGCGCGTGGTGCCGGCGGCCTCGATCTGGCGGCGCAGCTCGGCGGTGAAGCGCGAATACGGCGAGACGCCGCCGACATGGACGGTCGCGAACGCCATCTTCTGCGGACCGCGCAGGCGAAAGCCGCAGCCCGATGCAAGGGCCGGCGCGGCGAGCGCGGCGAGAAACAGGCGACGACGATTGCGAGCAGGCATTTTTGCGCTTCCCCTAGACGACGATATTGACCAGACGGCCCTTGACCACGATGACCTTGCGCGGCGATTTGCCGTCCATGAACTTGCGCGCCGCCTCGCAGGCCAGTGCGGCGGCCTCGATCGTGGCGTTGTCGGCATCGGCGGCGACCGTGATGCTGCCGCGCAACTTGCCGTTGACCTGCACCACGAGTTCGACCTCGTCCTGTACCAGGGCGCTCTCGTCCGGCTGCGGCCACGGTGCGTCGATCACCTTGCCCTCGAAACCGCATTCGACCCACAGCGCGTGCGCCAGATGCGGCGTGATCGGCGCGAGCACGCGCAGCAGGATGGACAGGCCTTCGGACGCCACTGCCGCGTGCGCTGCGGCATCGTCCTGCGGCGCCTTCTCCAGCGCGTTGAGCATCTTCATCGTGGCCGAGGCGACGGTGTTGAACTGGTGGCGGCCGAAGTCGAAATCGGCCTGCTTGAGGTTGAGATGGATCTCGCGGCGCACCTCGGCCAGCGCGGCCGGCAGTTCGGGCGTCTGGCCCGCAAGCTGCCCGCGATATTGCGTGGCGAAGGCATGGCCGAAATTCCACACCCGGCGCAGGAAACGGTAGGCCCCTTCGACACCCGAATCCGACCATTCAAGCTGCTGATCGGGCGGGGCGGCGAAGATGATGAAGAAGCGCGCGGTGTCGGCGCCGTAGCGCTCGATCAGCGCCTGCGGGTCCACGCCGTTGTTCTTGGACTTGGACATCTTCTCGGTGCCGCCGATGACCACCGGCGCGCCATCCGGCGCACGGGCGGCGGTGGCGCGGCCCTTGTCGTCGCGCTCCACCTGCACGTCGGCCGGGTTGAACCACTGCTTGCGGCCCGATTCGTCCTCGCGGTAGTAGGTGTCGGCCACCACCATGCCCTGCGTGAGCAATCGCGTGAAGGGCTCGGACACATCCACCAGGCCGCAGTCGCGCATCGCGCGGGTGAAGAAGCGCGAATACAGCAGGTGCAGGATGGCGTGCTCGATGCCGCCGATGTACTGGTCCACCGGCGCCCAGTAGTTGGCGCGCTCGTCCACCATGGCGTCGGCGTCCGGGCAGGCGTAGCGCAGGAAGTACCAGGACGACTCGACGAAGGTGTCCAGGGTGTCGGTCTCGCGCCGCGCCGGCTTGCCGCAGGACGGGCACGAACACTCGTAGAACTCGGGCATCCTGGCCAGCGGCGAGCCGCGACCGGTGATCTCGACGTTCTCCGGCAGCACCACGGGCAGGTCTTCGTCCAGTACCGGCACGTCGCCGCAGGAATCGCAACGGATCATCGGAATCGGGCAGCCCCAGTAGCGCTGGCGCGAAATGCCCCAGTCGCGCAGACGGTACTGCACGCGCTTGTTTCCGAGTTGCTTCGCCTCCAGGTCGGCGGCGATCGCGTCGACCGCGCCCTGGAAGTCCAGGCCGTCGTACTTGCCGGAGTTCACCAGAGTGCCGTGTTCGGCATAGGCGTCCTGCCACGGCGCGGCCACGTCGGCGTACTTGTCCGAGCCGACCACCATCTTGATGGGCAGTTCGTACTTGTGCGCGAACGCAAAGTCGCGCTCGTCGTGCGCCGGCACCGCCATCACCGCGCCTTCGCCATAGCCCATCAGCACGTAGTTGGCGACCCACACCGGCAGCAATTCATTGGTGAGCGGATGACGCACAGAGAGCGGCGTGGCCATGCCCTTCTTCTCCATCGTCGCCATGTCGGCCTCGGACACGCCGCCGCGCTTGCATTCCTCGATGAAGGCGGCGAGCGCCGGGTCGGCCTTGGCGGCCTGCTCGGCAAGCGGATGCTCGGCGGCCACGGCGACGTAGGTCGCGCCCATCAGCGTGTCGGCGCGGGTGGTGAACACGCGCAAGACGCCGGCTTTGCCGATGCTCGCGTCGTCGTACGGGAAGGAAATCTCCACGCCCTCGGAGCGGCCGATCCAGTTCTTCTGCATCGTGCGCACCTGCTCGGGCCAGTCCGGCAGGTCGTCGAGCGAGGCGAGAAGCTCGTCGGCGTAGGCCGTGATCTTCATGTAGTACATCGGGATCTCGCGCTTTTCCACCAGCGCGCCCGAGCGCCAGCCGCGCCCGTCGATGACCTGCTCGTTGGCCAGCACGGTGTCGTCCACCGGGTCCCAGTTCACGGTGCCCAGACGCTTGTAGATCAGCCCCTTTTCATACAGGCGCTTGAACAGCCACTGCTCCCAGCGGTAGTACTGCGGCGTGCAGGTGGCGATCTCGCGCGACCAGTCGATGGCGAAGCCCAGGCGCTTGAGCTGCGCCTTCATGTATTCGATGTTGGCGTAGGTCCACTTGGCCGGCGGCACGTTGTTCTGGATCGCCGCGTTCTCGGCCGGCATGCCGAAGGCGTCCCAGCCCATTGGCTGGAGCACGTTGTAGCCGCGCATGCGGTAGTGACGCGAGAGCACATCGCCGATGGTGTAGTTGCGCACGTGACCCATGTGCAGCTTGCCCGACGGATACGGGAACATGCTCAGGCAGTAGTACTTCGGACGGTCCGCGTCCTCGGTGACGCGGAAGGCTTCCGAATCATCCCAATCTGCCTGGGCTGCGGTCTCGATCTCGGCGGGGTTGTATTTGTCCTGCATGAACGCCTTCGCTGGCTGGGTGAAACGGGGAATTATAGCTTGAACGCGCCGCGGCCCGGCGTCACGGCGCGCCGCCGCAGGCGGCCGGGTACAATGTCCGGGCGTGTTTCCCGCGTGTCTTGCCGAGTGGCGCCGCGCCCCGACAAAGGTTCCGAATGTCCGATCTTCTCGTCAATCTCAATTCCGAACAGCTGCAGGCGGTGAGCCTGCCGCCGCAGCACGCACTGATTCTGGCCGGCGCGGGTTCGGGCAAGACGCGTGTGCTCACCACGCGCATCGCCTGGCTGATCCAGACCGGTCAGGTCGAGCCGTCCGGCGTGCTCGCCGTGACCTTCACCAACAAGGCCGCGCGCGAGATGCTCGCGCGCCTGTCGGCGATGCTGCCGATCAATACCCGCGGCATGTGGGTCGGCACCTTCCACGGTCTGGCCAATCGGCTGCTGCGCGCGCACTGGCGCGACGCCAACCTGCCGCAACTGTTCCAGATCCTCGATTCGGCCGATCAGCTCGCCGCCATCAAGCGACTGCTCAAGGCGCTCAACGTCGACGACGAGAAATTCCCGCCGCGCGAACTGCAGCACTTCATCAACGGCCAGAAGGAGGCCGGCCTGCGCGCACATGCGGTCGAGGCCTGGGACGACTACACGCGCCGCCGCGTCGAGCTCTACCAGGAATACGAGGCGCAATGTCAGCGCGAGGGCGTGGTCGATTTCGCCGAGCTGCTGTTGCGCAGCTACGAGTTGCTCGAACGCCACGAGCCGCTGCGCCGCCATTACCAGAGCCGGTTTCGGCACATCCTGGTCGATGAGTTCCAGGACACCAACCGCCTCCAGTACCGCTGGCTGCGCCAGTTCGCCGACGAAGGGCGCGAAGGCGCGGCGGCGATGTTCTGCGTCGGCGACGACGACCAGTCGATCTACCGCTTCCGCGGTGCCGATGTGGGCAACATGCGCGACTTCGAGCGCGAGTTTCGCGTCGCCAACGTGATCCGGCTGGAGCAGAACTACCGCTCGCACGGCAACATCCTGGACGCGGCCAACGCCATCATCCGCAACAACGCCAACCGGCTCGGGAAGAACCTGTGGACCGAGCAGGGCGAGGGCGAGCCGATCCGCGTGTTCGAGGGCTACGCCGATGTGGACGAGGCGCGTTGGGTGGTCGAGGAAATCGGACAGCTCGTGCGCGACGGCATGAGCCGTTCGGACATCGCGCTGCTGTACCGCTCGAACGCGCAGTCGCGTGTGTTGGAACACCAGCTCTTTTCGTCGGGCATTCCCTACCGCGTGTATGGTGGCCTGCGCTTCTTCGAGCGTCAGGAGGTCAAGCATGCGCTGGCCTATCTGCGTCTGATCGCCAACCCGGACGATGACACCTCGTTTGCGCGCGTCGTCAACTTCCCCACGCGCGGCATCGGTGCGCGCTCGCAGGAAGCGCTGACGGACGCCGCGCGCACCTTCAATGCCAGCCTGTATTCGACCGTGCCGCACCTGTCGGGCAAGCCCGGCGCGGTGCTGGCCGGCTTCGTGCGCCTGATCGAGGACTTGCGCCGCGACACGGCCAAGTTGCCGCTGCCGGAACTGGTCGACCACGTGCTCGACACCTCCGGGCTGCGCGCGCACTACCGCAACGAGAAGGAAGGCCAGGACCGGCTCGAGAACCTCGACGAACTGGTCAGCGCGGCCGCCAACTTCCTCGCCGAGATCGGCCCGCCGGAAGACCCCGATGCGGATCACGCGCTGCTGGCGGACTTTCTCGCCCACGCCTCGCTCGAGGCCGGCGACCACCAGGCCGAGGCCGGGGCCGACGCGGTGCAGTTGATGACGGTGCATTCGGCCAAGGGCCTGGAGTTCGACGTGGTCTTCGCCACCGGTCTGGAGGAAGGCCTGTTCCCGCACGAGAACAGCCTGCTCGAGACCGACGGGCTGGAGGAGGAGCGCCGCCTGATGTACGTGGCGGTGACGCGCGCGCGCGAACGCCTCTATCTGTCGTTCGCGCAAAGCCGCATGCTGCATGGGCAGTCGCGTTACAACCTGAAGTCGCGCTTTCTCGAGGAAATTCCCGAGACGCTGCTCAAGTGGCTGACGCCACAGCGTGCCGCGACGATGCCGGGCAACACCTATTTCCGGCCGTCCGCGGCCTCGCCTGCGGCGGCTCCGCCGCCGCGTCGCCGCGACGATGGCGGCTTGCGCGTGGGCCAACTGGTTGGCCATGCACGCTTCGGCCAGGGCGTGATCGTCGCCACCGAGGGCGCCGGGTCGGATGCGCGCGTGCAGGTCAATTTCGGCGCGGCGGGCGTCAAATGGCTGCTGTTGTCGGTGGCCAAGCTGGAAGTGGCCTGAGCATGCGCCGGTGAATCGGCCGTCTGCAGGGAGCCTGGCATGGACGAGCAACGACGAGCGCAGAACTGGCTCTCTGGCCGCAGCCTGCGCTGGCGCATGGGGGCGCTGGCGGGGCTGTTCGCGCTGATCTTCGGGCTGATCGCCTTCGCCGAAGTGGCGCGCGAGCGTGCCGTGTTCGAGCGTGAGACGCGCGAGGCGACGCAGGCGCTGCGCATCGGCCTGACGACCACGCTGGAGACCACCGAGCGGGAGATGCTCAACATCGCATCCCTGCTCGCCGTCGATCCTGAAGTGCGCTACTACCTGCGCCGCGCGCACGAACTCGTCGCGAGCGAGGGCGGTGGCGCGGGCGGTGAGCGTGCGGCTGCGCTGCGCGAGGCCTTCGCCGCCCGCCTCGCTGCACGTGGCGAAAACCACTGGTCGGACGAGTTGTCGGCGCGTCAGGTGGAGTTCCACCTGCAGCCGGACGGGGCCAACTTTCTGCGTACGCGTGACCCGCGCCTGTTCGGTGATGCGCTCGATGAAGTGCGTCCGCTGGTCGCGGCGACGCATGCGCTGGGCATTCCGATCTCCGGATTCGAGGTCGGTCGCATGTACGCGGGCCTGCGCGGGCTGCATCCGGTGATGGCGGTCGATGATGCCGGTGATTACTGGTCGGTGGGCAGCGTCGAGATCGGCATCGCGATGCGCGACCTGCTGGCCGACGCAACCAGCCGCTTCGACGCCGAATACGCGCTGGCGCTGGCGCCGCAACTGATCGATGGCGTGATGTGGGTCGACGATATTCGCGCGACCCTTATCTGGAGCGAATCCTGCCGTTGCTACATCGACAACGCCTATCGTCTGGGCGGGCCGGCGCTGCTAGACGCCTTGCCGAGATCGCTGGGTGTGCCGATCGACGACTACCGCATGGCGCGCATCGGCGAGCGCCGCTTTGCCATCACGCGCGTGTCGTTGACCGATCAACTCGAACGCATTGGCGCGCAGGCGGTCGCCGGGCATCCGGCGAGCATCTACATCTTCTCCGACCGCAGCGGGCAGTTCGCCGACTATCGCGCCGGTCGAGCCCGTGTGCTGGGCGCCTTGGGCGCCGCTTATCTTGCCGTCCTGCTGCTGGGCTGGTTGGTGCTGCGGCGCATCGTCGCCACCGAAGCGGCGCTGGAAACGGCGCAGCGATATCGTAGCGCGCTGTTCATGCTCTCACCCGACGCGGTGCTGGTGGTCGACCGGGACGGCACGATCACTGAAGTCAATCCGCGCTTCTGCGAGATTACCGGCTATGCGCCGGCGGAGGTCGTCGGCAAAAACGCCCGCATGCTGCAATCGGGCAATACGCCGCCCGAGGTGTATCGCGAGATATGGGACACCCTGCTGGCCGGGCGCGAGTGGCGCGGCGACCTGCAGAACCGGCGCAAGGACGGCTCGCTCTACTGGGAGGCGCATGCCATCGTGCCGGTGCGCGAAGCCAGTGGCGAGATCGCGCGTTTCGTATCCTTCCAGCGCGACATCAGCGAACGCCACGAAATGGAGCGCGCACTCTCGGCGAGCGAGCGCCTCTACCGCAGCATCCACGACAACGTGCAGGAGGCGATCTTCCTGGTGCGCGTCGCGGGCGAGGACTTCGTCTATGTCGGCAACAACCCGCGCCATGAGCAGACCACCGGGCTGAGCGCCGAGCGCCTGCGCGGCGCGCGGCCACAGGACATTCTGTCGCCGGACATGGCCCGGGCCGCGATCGACAACTACCGTCGCTGCGTGGCCGAACGCCGCACCATCCGCTACGAGGAGGAACTCGCCCTGCCGGCGGGCACCCGTTACTGGATGACCTCGCTGGCGCCGGTGTTCGACGACGAGGGATGCGTCGAGATGATCGTGGGCCTGTCGGTCGATGTCACCGAGAGCAAGCGCGCCGAGGCCGACCTGCGGCGCCTGGCCACGACCGACGTGCTCACCGGCCTGGCCAACCGTCGTCATTTCCTCGAACGCGCCACGCAGGAACTGGTGCGCGTGCGCCGTTATGTCGGCCCGGCCGCATTCGTGATGCTCGATATCGATCACTTCAAGCGCATCAATGACACCTGGGGGCATGCCGCAGGTGACGCCGTGCTGCGCCTGCTCGCGGGCGTGCTGGTCGAGAACCTGCGCGAGACCGACCTGGTCGGCCGGCTCGGCGGCGAGGAGTTCGGCGTGCTGCTGCCGCAGACCGATCTCGAGGCCGCGCAGGCGCTGACCGAGCGCCTGCGCGAGGCGATCACCGAAGTCTCGCTTGAGCTCGAAGGGGAAGTGGTGCGCTTCTCGTCAAGCTTCGGCCTGACGCTGCTGCATGCCGACGACGAGGATTTCGACGCGCCGATGGCGCGCGCCGACGCGGCGCTCTACGCGGCCAAATTCGCCGGAAGCAATCGCGTCAAGTGGCGCATCCGCTGAGCGACCGGCTCAGCGACCGGCGTTCAGCGTGTCGTCGAGCGCGAGCAGTTCGCGCGTGAGCTTGTGACGCGCGTCGAGATGGATCATCGGGCAGGCCTGCTCGTGTGATTCACGGATCTTCACCGACGCCGACAGGCACGGATCGAGCACCGGCAGGCCCTCGTCGCGCAGTTCGTCGACGAGTCGGCGTGGCAGGGAGGCACGTGCCTGAAACTGATTGACGACGATGCCCTCGACGATGAGCGCCGGGTTGTGGTCGGCGCGGATCTCGGCCACCGCGTCGAGCAGCGCATACAGTGCCTGGCGCGAGAACGTGTCGCAATCGAACGGAATCAGGCAGGTGTCGGCAGCGATCAGTGCCGAACGCGTGTAGAAGTTGAGCGCCGGGGGTGTGTCGATGTAGATCAGGTCGAAGTCGTCCGCGAGTTCATCCAGGGCCTTGCGCAGCTTGTAGATCTTGTAGCGGGATTCGAGCTTGCCGTGCAGGTCCTCGAGCGCGGGGTGCGACGGAAGCACGTAGAGCCGCTCGAAGCGCGTCGGCAGGGTGAAAGCCGCCGTGGGCTTCGGGTCGAGGCGGAAGTTGAGCGTCTGGTCGAACCATCCGGCGGCGGTGGCGGCCGCGTCGTCGATCGCTGCGCCGAGCAGGTAGTGCGTGGCATTGCCCTGCGGGTCGAGATCCACGAGCAGCGTGCGCTGTCCGCGCCAGGCGCCGATTGCGGCCAGATTCGCGGCGATCGTCGATTTTCCGACCCCGCCCTTGCGGTTGAACACGACCCTGCGCATCGCCATTCTCCGTCCGTCGATATTGCGCTGCAGCATAGCATTTGCAATTCCCCTGTTGGGCCGGCCATCGCAATCTTTTCGCCTGGATGCGCAGACGGCTTGTGGAGATTCCGCATTGGCGCGCCGCGCGTGGCCGACTACCTTCGTGCTCATTGCCGCGCCGGGTGCGGCGCGAATGCCAGGCCGAACAGCGAGGAGATCAAGCCATGAGCCATGCGATCCGTATCCATGAGACCGGCGGCCCGGAGGTGCTGCGCTGGGAGGAAGTCGAGGTGCCGCCGCCGGGTCCCGGCGAACTGCGCCTGCGTCAGCACGCGGTCGGGCTCAACTACATCGACACCTATCACCGCGGCGGGCTGTACCCGGTGCCCAGCCTGCCTTCCGGTCTGGGACTGGAGGGTGCTGGCGTGGTCGAGGCGGTCGGCGACGAGGTCGAAGAGTTCGCCGTCGGCGATCGCGTGGCCTACGCGCATGGCCCGCTCGGCGCCTATGCCGAGGTGCGCAACCTGCCGGCCGAACGCGCGGTGAAGCTGCCCGATGCGATTTCCTTCGAACTGGGCGCGGCGATGATGCTGCAGGGCCTGACCGCGCAATATCTGGTGCGACGTACCCATCGCGTCGAGGCCGGCGACACCATCCTGATTCATGCCGCGGCCGGGGGAGTGGGCTCCATCGTCGTGCAATGGGCCAAGGCGCTGGGTGCGACCGTGATCGGCACCGTCGGCTCCGAGGAAAAGGCCGAGCGTGCGCGCACCCTGGGTGCCGACCACGTGATCGACTACAGTCGCGAGGATTTCGTGCGCCGCGTCGGCGAGATCACCGACGGGCGCGGCGTGCGCGTGGTCTATGACTCGGTGGGCCGCGACACCTTCCTGCGCTCGCTCGACTGCGCGCAGCGTCTGGGCATGGTGGTGCTGTTCGGCAACGCCTCGGGCGCGGTCGAGCCGTTCAACCCGCTGCTGCTGGCGCAGAAGGGAGCGCTGTTCCTGACGCGGCCGATCCTCGCGCAATACATCGCCACGCGCGAGGAACTCGACGAGATGGCGGCCGACCTGTTCGCCGTGGTGAGTTCGGGCCAGGTGCGCATCGACGTCAACCAGTGCTTCGCGCTGCGCGAAGCGGCCGAGGCGCATCGCGCGCTGGAGGGGCGGCGCACCACGGGCGCGAGCGTGTTGCTGCCCTGAACGCGGGTGCGGCCTTTGTGCGAACGGGGACCGGGGCGGCAGGAGCGCGTCGCAGCCGTCTGATACAGGGCGTTTTCACAGGCGGCATGCGCGCCGCTTCAGGGGGTTTGCAACGACGTGTTGATGAGTCGCCAAGCCCGGCCGCCGTGATGCCCGCGTTCGGGTAAACTCCATCGCCATGGACGCCCCCGCACCCCGCTTCGTACATCTTCGCCTGCACTCCGAGTTCTCGATCCTCGACGGCATCGTCCGCACCGACGAGGCGATCCGCCGCGCCGCGGCCGACGGCATGCCGGCGCTGGGCATCTCCGACCTGGCCAACCTGTTCGGCATGGTCAAGTTCTACAAGGGCGCGCGCGCGGCCGGCGTCAAGCCGGTGGTCGGCGTCGACGTGTGGATCGCCAACGAGGCCGAGCGCGACAAGCCTTGCCGTGTGCTGCTCATCTGCCGTGACCGTGGCGGCTACGGGCGGCTGTGCGAACTGCTCGCGCGCGCCTATCTGGAAAACAAGCATCGCGGACGCGCCGAACTGCGCCGCGAGTGGTTCGACGACGGCGGTGGCGAGGGGCTGATCTGCCTGTCCGGCGCGGCTTCGGGCGACATCGGTCAGGCGTTGGTCAACGGCAACCCGGACGCGGCCGATGTGCTCGCGCGCTGGTGGGCTGCGCGTTTCCCCGACGCCTTCTACATCGAATTGCAGCGCGCCGGTCACAGCGGCGCCGAGGCGCTGGTGGCCGAATCGGTGCAACTGGCCGCGCGGCTGGACCTGCCGGTGGTGGCGACTCACCCGGTGCAGTTCATGTCGCCTGAGGACTTCATGGCGCACGAGGTGCGCGTGTGCATCGCTCAGGGCTACGTGCTGGCCGACAAGCGCCGTCCGCGCGATTTCACGCCCGAGCAATACTTCAAGAGCCAGGACGAGATGTGCGCGCTGTTCGCGGATCTGCCCGAAGCGCTGGACAACGCCGTGGCCATCGCCGAGCGCTGCTCGCTGTCGGTCGAGCTGGGCAAGAACTACCTGCCGCAGTTCCCCACGCCCCAAGGCATGACGCTCGACGATTTCCTCGTCGCCGAGGCGCGCGCAGGCCTGGAAGTGCGCCTGCAGGAACTCTATCCGGATGCAGAAGAGCGCGAGCGCCAGCGCCCGCGCTACGCCGAGCGGCTCGACATCGAGACCCGCACCATCATCGACATGGGCTTTCCGGGCTACTTCCTGATCGTCGCGGACTTCATCAACTGGGCCAAGGAAAACGGCGTTCCGGTGGGGCCGGGGCGTGGTTCGGGCGCCGGCTCGCTGGTCGCCTACAGCCTGCGGATCACGGATCTGGACCCGCTCGAGTACGCACTGCTGTTCGAGCGCTTCCTCAACCCCGAGCGCGTGTCGATGCCCGACTTCGACATCGACTTCTGCCAGGACAACCGCTACCGCGTCATCGAATACGTGCGCGAGCGCTATGGCAAGGAGGCGGTGAGCCAGATCGCCACTTTCGGCACGATGGCGTCGAAAGCCGTGGTGCGCGACGTGGGTCGCGTGCTCGACCTGCCCTATGGACTGTGCGACCGGCTCTCCAAACTGGTGCCGCTCGAGGCCAACAAGCCCGTGTCGCTGGCGCGCGCCTACGAGATGGAGCCGCAGATCGGCGAGATGATGGCCGACGGCAACGACGGCGAATCCGTGCAGGAGCTGTGGCGGCTCGCCGAGCCGCTCGAAGGCCTGTCGCGCAACGTCGGGATGCACGCCGGGGGCGTGCTCATCGCGCCGGGGCGGCTGACCGACTTCTGCCCGCTCTACATCGCCGACGGCGAGGATGCCACGCCGGTGTCGCAGTTCGACAAGGACGACGTCGAGGCGGTGGGCCTGGTGAAGTTCGACTTCCTCGGTCTGCGCAACCTGACCATCATCGACCTTGCGGTCGATTACGTCGAACGCCTCACCGGCGAGCGGCCCGACCTCAATTCGCTGCCCTTCACCGACCCGGCCGCGTACAGGATCCTCAAGGACGCCAACACCACGGCGATCTTCCAGGTCGAATCGGACGGCATGAAGAAGCTTCTCAAGAAGCTCGGCCCCGACCGCTTCGAGGACATCATCGCGGTGCTGGCACTGTATCGTCCGGGCCCGCTGGGTTCGGGCATGGTGGATGACTTCATTCTGCGCAAGAAGGGCCAGCAGGAGATCGACTACTTCCACCCGGATCTGAAGCCCTGCCTGGAGCCGACCTACGGCGTCATCGTGTACCAGGAGCAGGTGATGCAGATCTCCCAGATCATCGGGGGATACACGCTGGGCGGCGCCGACATGCTGCGCCGCGCGATGGGCAAGAAGAAGGCCTCGGAAATGGCCCGCCATCGCGAGATCTTCCGCGACGGCGCGAAGAAGAAGGGCTACGACGAGCAGTTGGCGATGCAGCTCTTCGACCTGATGGAGAAATTCGCCGAGTACGGCTTCAACAAGTCGCACACGGCCGCCTACGCCGTCGTCACCTACCACACGGCCTGGCTCAAGGCGCACCACTGCGCGGCCTTCATGGCCGCGACGCTGTCCTCCGACCTGGACAACACCGACACCATCCGCATCTTCTTCGAGGACGCGGTGGCCAACGGCATCACCGTGCTGCCGCCCGACGTCAACGCCTCCGAATACCGTTTCGTGCCGGTCGACGCGAACACCATTCGCTACGGTCTGGGCGCGGTCAAGGGCTGCGGTGAGCCGGCAATGCGCTCGATCGAGGCGGCGCGGGCGAGCAGGCCCTTCCACGACCTGTTCGATTTCTGCGAGCGCGTCGACCGCCGCATGGTCAATCGCCGCGCAGTCGAGGCGCTGATCCGCGCAGGTGCGCTCGATACCCTCGACGGGCATGCCGGGCGTGATCGCGCGCAGTTGCTCGCGACCGTCGCGCTGGCCATGGAAGCGGCCGAGCAGAAGGCGGCCAACGCCTTGCAGGGCGGGCTGTTCGACGCGTTGCCGGAAGCGGCCGGTGCGGCGCCGGCGTTCGCTTCGGTGCGCGCCTGGAGTGAACGGGAACGACTCAAGGAGGAAAAGACCGCGATCGGCTTCTTCCTGTCCGGTCATCCGTTCAATTCGTTCAGCGGCGAAGTGCGGCGTTTCGTGCGCCGCACGCTGGCGCAACTTGAGCCCTCGCGCGAGCCCTCGATGCTCGCCGGCGTGGTCATGGACGCGCGCACCAAGGTCGGCCAGCGCGGCAAGAT
It encodes:
- the holA gene encoding DNA polymerase III subunit delta, encoding MKLAPDQLAAHLERPLAPLYVLFGDEPLLVLEAADAIRAAARTQGFDERETLVVGQGFKWDQLTAAAGNLSLFGSRKLIDLRIPTGKPGRDGGDALQRYVAAPGEGTVTLVTLPELDWATRKTAWFKALEAAATVLELNAPPRERLPDWIAARLARQEQKASREALDFIAEHVEGNLLAAHQEILKLGLLHPSGELTLEDVRAAVLSVARYDLDALREAVLEGDPARCVRLLEGLRAEGAAPPLVLWALATEIRTLAALATARDAGQPLAATMKAERVFDERRRTALSRAVARLRTAQLRTALLAAARIDRIAKGVADGDLWDEFLQLALRLARQ
- the leuS gene encoding leucine--tRNA ligase — encoded protein: MQDKYNPAEIETAAQADWDDSEAFRVTEDADRPKYYCLSMFPYPSGKLHMGHVRNYTIGDVLSRHYRMRGYNVLQPMGWDAFGMPAENAAIQNNVPPAKWTYANIEYMKAQLKRLGFAIDWSREIATCTPQYYRWEQWLFKRLYEKGLIYKRLGTVNWDPVDDTVLANEQVIDGRGWRSGALVEKREIPMYYMKITAYADELLASLDDLPDWPEQVRTMQKNWIGRSEGVEISFPYDDASIGKAGVLRVFTTRADTLMGATYVAVAAEHPLAEQAAKADPALAAFIEECKRGGVSEADMATMEKKGMATPLSVRHPLTNELLPVWVANYVLMGYGEGAVMAVPAHDERDFAFAHKYELPIKMVVGSDKYADVAAPWQDAYAEHGTLVNSGKYDGLDFQGAVDAIAADLEAKQLGNKRVQYRLRDWGISRQRYWGCPIPMIRCDSCGDVPVLDEDLPVVLPENVEITGRGSPLARMPEFYECSCPSCGKPARRETDTLDTFVESSWYFLRYACPDADAMVDERANYWAPVDQYIGGIEHAILHLLYSRFFTRAMRDCGLVDVSEPFTRLLTQGMVVADTYYREDESGRKQWFNPADVQVERDDKGRATAARAPDGAPVVIGGTEKMSKSKNNGVDPQALIERYGADTARFFIIFAAPPDQQLEWSDSGVEGAYRFLRRVWNFGHAFATQYRGQLAGQTPELPAALAEVRREIHLNLKQADFDFGRHQFNTVASATMKMLNALEKAPQDDAAAHAAVASEGLSILLRVLAPITPHLAHALWVECGFEGKVIDAPWPQPDESALVQDEVELVVQVNGKLRGSITVAADADNATIEAAALACEAARKFMDGKSPRKVIVVKGRLVNIVV
- a CDS encoding LPS-assembly lipoprotein LptE, coding for MPARNRRRLFLAALAAPALASGCGFRLRGPQKMAFATVHVGGVSPYSRFTAELRRQIEAAGTTRVVSTPDEAEVRLDVLSNERDREILSIAGDGSVREYQIDRILVYRIRDQAGNELVPPTRLQTRREYDFDDAQIIAKQREEALLFEDMERDLMQQLVRRLAAVRP
- a CDS encoding UvrD-helicase domain-containing protein, with the protein product MSDLLVNLNSEQLQAVSLPPQHALILAGAGSGKTRVLTTRIAWLIQTGQVEPSGVLAVTFTNKAAREMLARLSAMLPINTRGMWVGTFHGLANRLLRAHWRDANLPQLFQILDSADQLAAIKRLLKALNVDDEKFPPRELQHFINGQKEAGLRAHAVEAWDDYTRRRVELYQEYEAQCQREGVVDFAELLLRSYELLERHEPLRRHYQSRFRHILVDEFQDTNRLQYRWLRQFADEGREGAAAMFCVGDDDQSIYRFRGADVGNMRDFEREFRVANVIRLEQNYRSHGNILDAANAIIRNNANRLGKNLWTEQGEGEPIRVFEGYADVDEARWVVEEIGQLVRDGMSRSDIALLYRSNAQSRVLEHQLFSSGIPYRVYGGLRFFERQEVKHALAYLRLIANPDDDTSFARVVNFPTRGIGARSQEALTDAARTFNASLYSTVPHLSGKPGAVLAGFVRLIEDLRRDTAKLPLPELVDHVLDTSGLRAHYRNEKEGQDRLENLDELVSAAANFLAEIGPPEDPDADHALLADFLAHASLEAGDHQAEAGADAVQLMTVHSAKGLEFDVVFATGLEEGLFPHENSLLETDGLEEERRLMYVAVTRARERLYLSFAQSRMLHGQSRYNLKSRFLEEIPETLLKWLTPQRAATMPGNTYFRPSAASPAAAPPPRRRDDGGLRVGQLVGHARFGQGVIVATEGAGSDARVQVNFGAAGVKWLLLSVAKLEVA